The Nocardia sp. BMG111209 genome includes a window with the following:
- a CDS encoding ATP-dependent DNA helicase has product MSDHGERSGRRRITPRQLADALGLPPPTDEQAAVIAAPPGPTLVVAGAGAGKTETMAARVVWMVANGIVVPDQVLGLTFTRKAAQQLTTRIRTRLSRLAGAPLLRDIDPDGRLRSLLTGSEPEISTYHSYAGRLLSEHGLLMPVEPSSTLLTETQLWQLAHRVVTTWDGDLDTDRTPVSVTEAVLALSGQLAEHLVEPQQLVEAHAELEKLVLTLPRGPRQRGGPSKELMNILEAQHERVALLPLVQRLTEELRRRGALDFGSQMSLAARLAAEHQEVGHAERTRFRLVLLDEYQDTGHAQRILLAALFGDLDAARGPDPATPPPLDAPAPADDATPGTTPPADTTATTGPAGDPAAVTASAGGASPIIGATDAAGADTASAGDPGGIVVRVGDTVTAPAGFAEADEARHRLAVTAVGDPMQSIYGWRGASAANLPRFTTDFPTAPGVPAPILPLLTSWRNPPEALDLANLVADPLRDSGVAVDALRPRPDATPGIVALALTETVAEERDWVAERIAAEWESHADAGLPPPTSAVLVRRNADATSLAEALRERGLPVEIVGLGGLLATPEVADVVATLRLIADPGAGGAAMRVLTGARWRIGVTDLAALAGRARELSIRRPAEQAATIADPTALAEALRAVAPEPAEQAGLADAIADPGPPEHYSESGHERIAALGRELAALRERSGQSLPELVADVERTIGVGVETQARRAAAGGGAGREHLDAFAEVVAGYAGDHRANLPGLLAFLTAAEEVENGLEPGEVEVARDRVQVLTVHAAKGLEWEVVAVPHVARGVFPSGNAAATWLGALAELPTALRGDRQRDPDGPDAAAREGVPVLDLENLYDRTDLQRALDQHKDALHRRRVDEERRLFYVALTRTERALFVSAHHWAETGATPKGPSDFLLELKHATEVPGSPSAAAVRVDLWSDPPAADAVNPFTDNPASAAWPRDPLGKRRAAVESGAALVRAALTGSVAPEPAAASPPAPTAPPTDRPRQLDLFADLEPDTPAAANPVPPEPDPAGHRFLDDIADVDDDPDGWATDVDALLAEHLAAASGETEVELPAQLPATALVEMRDDPAKLAARLRRPLPYPPSPFARRGTAFHAWLQQWFGATQLMDLDALPGAADGDGADAELVRLQEAFLSSDWADRNPVEVEIAFETSIAGTLLRGRMDAVFAESGGRWLVVDWKTGSEPTRAEEAAVAMQLAVYRLAWARLMSARTGAPEAELLTRIGAAFHYVRTGRTIAPRHLPGPEELARLIESSAPSWAAAPDDESD; this is encoded by the coding sequence GTGAGTGACCACGGCGAACGATCCGGTCGGCGCCGCATCACCCCTCGTCAGCTGGCCGATGCCCTCGGCCTGCCGCCGCCGACCGATGAACAGGCCGCCGTGATCGCCGCGCCACCCGGTCCGACCCTCGTGGTCGCGGGCGCCGGCGCGGGCAAGACCGAGACGATGGCCGCCCGGGTGGTGTGGATGGTGGCCAACGGCATCGTCGTGCCGGATCAGGTGCTCGGCCTCACCTTCACCCGGAAAGCCGCGCAGCAGTTGACCACTCGCATCCGCACCCGGCTGTCGAGGCTGGCCGGCGCGCCCCTGCTGCGCGACATCGATCCCGACGGCAGGCTCCGCTCCCTGCTGACCGGCTCCGAACCGGAGATCAGCACCTACCACTCCTACGCCGGCCGCCTGCTGTCCGAACACGGCCTGCTGATGCCGGTGGAACCGTCCTCGACGCTGCTCACCGAAACCCAGCTGTGGCAACTCGCGCATCGGGTCGTCACCACCTGGGACGGCGACCTCGACACCGACCGCACCCCGGTCTCGGTCACCGAGGCGGTGCTCGCGTTGTCGGGTCAGCTGGCCGAACATCTGGTGGAACCGCAGCAACTCGTCGAGGCGCACGCCGAACTCGAGAAACTCGTCCTCACCCTGCCGAGGGGCCCCCGCCAGCGCGGCGGCCCCAGCAAGGAACTGATGAACATCCTCGAGGCGCAACACGAGCGAGTGGCCCTGCTGCCCTTGGTACAACGCCTCACCGAGGAGTTACGCCGCCGTGGCGCACTGGATTTCGGCTCCCAGATGTCACTGGCCGCCCGCCTGGCCGCCGAACACCAGGAGGTCGGCCACGCCGAACGCACCCGCTTCCGCCTGGTCCTGCTCGACGAATACCAGGACACCGGCCACGCCCAGCGCATCCTGCTCGCCGCCCTGTTCGGCGACCTCGACGCCGCCCGCGGCCCCGACCCCGCCACCCCACCACCCCTCGATGCCCCCGCTCCAGCCGACGATGCGACACCCGGAACCACCCCACCCGCCGACACCACGGCCACCACCGGCCCGGCCGGTGACCCGGCGGCCGTCACAGCTTCGGCTGGTGGTGCCTCGCCCATCATTGGCGCCACCGATGCTGCGGGGGCCGACACCGCCTCGGCCGGAGATCCGGGTGGGATCGTCGTCCGGGTCGGCGATACCGTCACTGCCCCAGCCGGATTCGCCGAAGCCGATGAGGCACGACACCGGCTGGCGGTGACCGCGGTCGGCGATCCGATGCAGTCGATCTACGGCTGGCGCGGTGCGTCGGCGGCCAACCTGCCACGCTTCACCACCGATTTCCCCACCGCGCCGGGGGTTCCCGCGCCGATCCTGCCGCTGCTGACCAGCTGGCGCAATCCGCCGGAGGCGCTGGACCTGGCGAATCTGGTGGCGGATCCGCTGCGCGACAGCGGGGTCGCGGTGGACGCGCTGCGGCCCAGGCCCGATGCGACACCGGGTATCGTCGCTCTAGCGCTGACCGAAACCGTTGCGGAGGAACGGGATTGGGTGGCCGAACGGATCGCCGCCGAATGGGAGTCGCACGCCGACGCCGGACTGCCGCCCCCGACCTCGGCAGTGCTGGTGCGCCGCAACGCCGATGCCACCTCCTTGGCAGAGGCCCTGCGCGAGCGCGGCCTGCCGGTGGAGATCGTCGGCCTCGGCGGCCTGCTCGCCACCCCGGAGGTGGCCGACGTGGTCGCCACCCTGCGCCTGATCGCCGATCCCGGCGCCGGTGGCGCGGCGATGCGCGTACTCACCGGCGCTCGCTGGCGGATCGGCGTCACCGATCTGGCCGCGCTCGCCGGGCGTGCCCGGGAACTGTCCATCCGCAGGCCCGCGGAACAGGCCGCCACCATCGCCGACCCCACCGCCCTCGCCGAGGCGCTGCGCGCGGTCGCCCCGGAGCCGGCCGAACAGGCGGGCCTCGCCGACGCGATCGCCGATCCCGGTCCGCCGGAACACTATTCGGAATCCGGCCACGAGCGGATCGCCGCCCTCGGCCGGGAACTGGCGGCCCTGCGGGAGCGCAGCGGCCAGTCCCTGCCGGAACTGGTCGCCGATGTCGAGCGCACCATCGGCGTCGGGGTGGAGACCCAGGCCCGCCGCGCGGCGGCCGGTGGCGGCGCGGGCCGCGAACATCTGGACGCCTTCGCCGAGGTGGTCGCCGGATACGCCGGTGACCATCGCGCCAACCTGCCCGGCCTGCTGGCCTTCCTCACCGCCGCCGAGGAGGTCGAGAACGGTTTGGAGCCCGGCGAGGTCGAGGTCGCCCGCGACCGTGTGCAGGTGCTCACCGTGCACGCCGCCAAGGGCCTGGAATGGGAGGTGGTGGCGGTGCCGCACGTGGCGCGCGGCGTCTTCCCGTCCGGCAACGCGGCCGCCACCTGGCTCGGCGCGCTGGCCGAACTGCCGACCGCACTGCGCGGCGACCGGCAACGCGATCCGGACGGCCCCGACGCCGCGGCGCGCGAGGGTGTCCCCGTCCTCGACCTGGAGAATCTGTACGACCGTACCGATCTGCAACGCGCGCTCGACCAGCACAAGGACGCCCTGCATCGGCGTCGCGTCGACGAGGAACGCCGCCTGTTCTACGTCGCCCTCACCAGAACCGAACGCGCCCTGTTCGTTTCCGCGCACCACTGGGCCGAGACCGGCGCCACGCCGAAGGGCCCCTCGGACTTCCTGCTGGAGCTGAAGCACGCCACCGAGGTCCCCGGTTCCCCGTCCGCGGCCGCCGTCCGCGTCGACCTCTGGTCCGACCCGCCCGCCGCCGACGCGGTCAACCCCTTCACCGACAATCCGGCCAGCGCCGCCTGGCCCCGCGACCCGCTCGGAAAGCGCCGCGCCGCAGTCGAATCCGGCGCGGCCCTGGTCCGCGCGGCCCTGACCGGATCCGTCGCCCCCGAGCCCGCCGCGGCGTCACCACCGGCCCCCACCGCGCCGCCGACGGATCGGCCCCGGCAACTCGACCTGTTCGCCGACCTGGAACCCGACACCCCCGCCGCCGCGAATCCCGTTCCGCCGGAACCGGATCCCGCGGGGCACCGCTTCCTGGACGACATCGCGGACGTCGACGACGACCCCGACGGCTGGGCCACCGACGTCGACGCGCTGCTGGCCGAACATCTCGCCGCCGCGTCGGGGGAGACGGAAGTGGAACTGCCCGCCCAACTTCCGGCGACCGCCCTGGTGGAGATGCGGGACGATCCGGCGAAACTGGCCGCGCGCCTGCGCCGTCCGCTGCCGTATCCGCCGAGTCCGTTCGCGCGCCGCGGCACCGCGTTCCACGCCTGGTTGCAACAGTGGTTCGGCGCGACCCAGCTGATGGATCTCGACGCGCTGCCCGGCGCCGCCGACGGCGACGGCGCCGACGCGGAACTGGTACGCCTGCAGGAGGCGTTCCTGTCCTCCGACTGGGCCGACCGCAATCCGGTGGAGGTCGAGATCGCGTTCGAGACCTCGATCGCCGGAACCCTGTTGCGCGGCCGGATGGACGCGGTGTTCGCCGAATCCGGCGGCCGCTGGCTGGTGGTGGACTGGAAGACCGGCAGCGAGCCCACCCGCGCCGAGGAAGCCGCGGTCGCGATGCAGCTCGCGGTCTATCGCCTGGCGTGGGCACGGCTGATGTCCGCCCGCACCGGCGCCCCCGAAGCCGAACTGCTCACCCGCATCGGCGCGGCCTTCCACTACGTCCGGACCGGTCGCACCATCGCCCCGCGCCACCTGCCCGGACCGGAGGAACTGGCCCGCCTCATCGAGAGCTCCGCCCCGAGCTGGGCCGCCGCGCCGGACGACGAATCGGATTGA
- a CDS encoding YbjN domain-containing protein has translation MPDDAKQLVRPNRDLVAELLDRMDLTYGVDDEGDLVAPYEGFRIYFIFRGTQHELFAMRTYYDRVFPLEAKPVLLGALDAWNRETLWPKAYTLTQEDGTVRMVTEYQLIVPNRVDLNFFVSNMTSWMEASIQFDGWIADQLGWDGDLDDPDD, from the coding sequence ATGCCCGACGATGCGAAGCAGTTGGTGCGACCGAACCGGGACCTCGTCGCCGAGTTGCTCGACCGGATGGACCTGACCTACGGGGTCGACGACGAGGGTGATCTCGTCGCGCCCTACGAGGGGTTCCGGATCTATTTCATCTTCCGTGGCACCCAGCACGAGCTGTTCGCCATGCGCACCTATTACGACCGGGTCTTCCCGCTGGAAGCCAAGCCGGTGCTGCTCGGCGCGCTGGACGCCTGGAACCGGGAGACGTTGTGGCCCAAGGCCTACACCCTCACCCAGGAGGACGGAACGGTCCGGATGGTCACCGAGTACCAGCTGATCGTGCCCAACCGGGTCGACCTCAACTTCTTCGTCAGCAATATGACCAGCTGGATGGAGGCGTCCATCCAGTTCGACGGCTGGATCGCCGACCAGCTGGGCTGGGACGGTGACCTGGACGACCCGGACGACTGA
- a CDS encoding membrane protein: MADRRVRLLSSMLFGMGVLHFAAPKPFDSIVPPQLPGRARTYTYASGVAELGVATALAVPRTRRLGGTLAALLFVAVFPANIQFTVDSLRNPKTSKLVRIASIARLPLQIPMIRTALRIRAAA; encoded by the coding sequence ATGGCCGATCGCCGAGTACGACTTCTCAGCAGCATGCTGTTCGGCATGGGCGTGCTGCATTTCGCCGCGCCGAAGCCGTTCGATTCCATCGTGCCGCCGCAATTGCCCGGTCGCGCACGCACCTACACATACGCCTCCGGCGTCGCCGAACTCGGCGTCGCGACCGCGCTCGCGGTGCCGCGCACTCGCCGGCTCGGCGGCACGCTGGCGGCATTGTTGTTCGTCGCGGTCTTTCCGGCGAATATCCAGTTCACCGTCGATTCCCTGCGAAATCCCAAGACTTCCAAGCTGGTTCGGATCGCATCGATCGCACGGCTGCCGCTGCAGATACCGATGATCCGGACCGCGTTGCGGATACGCGCCGCGGCGTAG
- the nudC gene encoding NAD(+) diphosphatase encodes MSGFQLKDVPLLSRSALDRAETLRDDEQALKEGWAQARLLRMNRRGQIRLTDGALVLDEAITLAAEPVPEAVFLGVDGGSHIWAVRDNDIDGQLVDLRAVGESLPTDDISLGLLTTAIALLNWHDRARFSAGDGTVTTAVKGGWSRVSESGHEEFPRIDPAVICLVHDGDERVLLARQHTWPPTMFSLLAGFVEAGESLERCVAREILEEVGVDVRDIRYLGSQPWPLPRSLMLGFTAVADPQQPLAFSDGEIAEAHWFTRDEVRHALTLGAWGSVTGRSSAGAEEHKLVLPGSISIARSIIEAWAAQ; translated from the coding sequence GTGTCTGGATTTCAGCTGAAGGATGTGCCCCTGCTGTCGCGTTCCGCACTCGACCGGGCCGAGACCCTGCGTGACGACGAACAGGCGTTGAAGGAGGGCTGGGCCCAGGCGCGGCTGTTGCGGATGAATCGCCGCGGCCAGATCCGCCTCACCGACGGCGCTCTGGTGCTGGACGAGGCGATCACGCTGGCGGCCGAACCGGTTCCGGAGGCGGTGTTCCTCGGCGTCGACGGCGGCAGCCACATCTGGGCGGTGCGCGACAACGACATCGACGGCCAGCTGGTGGATCTGCGCGCGGTCGGCGAATCCCTGCCCACCGACGACATCAGCCTGGGCCTGCTGACCACCGCCATCGCACTGCTGAACTGGCACGATCGCGCTCGCTTCAGCGCGGGCGACGGTACCGTCACCACGGCGGTGAAGGGCGGCTGGTCCCGGGTCAGCGAGTCCGGGCACGAGGAGTTCCCGCGTATCGATCCCGCGGTCATCTGCCTGGTGCACGACGGTGACGAGCGGGTGCTCCTGGCCCGTCAGCACACCTGGCCGCCGACGATGTTCTCGCTGCTGGCCGGATTCGTGGAGGCCGGGGAATCGCTCGAACGCTGCGTGGCCCGGGAGATCCTCGAAGAGGTCGGCGTGGATGTCCGCGACATCCGCTACCTGGGCAGCCAGCCGTGGCCGCTGCCGCGCTCGCTGATGCTCGGCTTCACCGCCGTCGCCGATCCGCAACAGCCACTTGCCTTCTCCGACGGCGAGATCGCCGAGGCGCACTGGTTCACCCGCGACGAGGTCCGGCACGCGCTGACCCTCGGCGCCTGGGGTTCGGTGACCGGCCGCAGCAGCGCCGGCGCCGAGGAACACAAACTGGTACTGCCCGGCTCGATCTCGATCGCCCGCAGCATCATCGAGGCGTGGGCCGCGCAGTAG
- a CDS encoding TrkA family potassium uptake protein, producing the protein MEASPWAALTRRVAAAVLMLVASTLVVYFGRGGYHDVKGTELSLLDSAYYATVSLSTTGYGDITPITPVARLINIVIITPLRVLFLIVLVGTTLQVLTERSRQAFKIQRWRRKVRNHTVVVGYGTKGRTAVDAMLGDRVQPAQIVVVDTDPIMLKAAANAGLVTVHGSATQADVLRLAGVQRAAAVVVAVNRDDSAVMVTLTARELNPTAKIVASIRESENTHLLKQSGADSVVVSSETAGRLLGIATNAPNVVDMIENLLTPEEGLTVTERDIEPGEVGVSPRHLGDIVLGVDRAGTLIEVGDSRVDALEAGDKLLYLRRAHG; encoded by the coding sequence ATGGAGGCCAGTCCCTGGGCCGCCCTGACCCGGCGGGTCGCGGCGGCGGTGCTCATGCTGGTCGCGTCCACGCTGGTCGTCTATTTCGGACGTGGCGGGTATCACGATGTGAAGGGCACCGAACTGTCGCTGCTGGATTCGGCCTACTACGCGACGGTCTCGCTGTCGACCACCGGCTACGGCGACATCACCCCGATCACCCCGGTGGCGCGGCTTATCAACATCGTGATCATCACGCCGCTGCGCGTGCTGTTCCTGATCGTGCTGGTCGGTACCACCCTGCAGGTGCTCACCGAACGGTCCCGGCAGGCGTTCAAGATTCAGCGTTGGAGGCGCAAGGTGCGAAACCACACCGTGGTCGTGGGATACGGGACGAAGGGGCGCACCGCCGTCGACGCGATGCTCGGCGATCGGGTGCAGCCCGCGCAGATCGTCGTCGTCGACACCGATCCGATCATGTTGAAGGCCGCGGCGAATGCCGGGCTGGTCACCGTGCACGGCTCGGCCACCCAGGCCGATGTGCTGCGGCTGGCCGGCGTGCAGCGCGCGGCGGCGGTGGTGGTGGCGGTGAACCGCGACGACAGCGCGGTGATGGTGACCCTGACCGCACGCGAGCTCAATCCGACCGCCAAGATCGTCGCCTCGATCCGGGAGTCCGAGAACACCCACCTGCTGAAGCAGTCGGGCGCCGACTCGGTGGTGGTCTCCTCCGAGACCGCGGGCCGGTTGCTCGGCATCGCCACCAACGCACCCAACGTGGTCGACATGATCGAGAACCTGCTGACGCCGGAGGAGGGTCTGACCGTGACCGAGCGCGATATCGAGCCCGGCGAGGTGGGGGTGTCACCGCGGCACCTCGGCGACATCGTGCTGGGGGTGGACCGCGCGGGCACCCTCATCGAGGTCGGCGATTCGCGGGTCGACGCGCTCGAGGCCGGCGACAAGTTGCTCTATCTCCGGCGGGCCCATGGCTGA
- a CDS encoding ATP-dependent DNA helicase UvrD2: MMEAVPAPVPATPAPRPLPAGLDPEQAAAVLAPRGPVCVLAGAGTGKTRTITHRIANLVSSGHVRADQVLAVTFTARAAGELRNRLRALGLGGEAAAVQARTFHAAALRQLKYFWPQIVGDVPWRLLDSKFQIVAQAAQRTGLLRSGGGAAESVRDLSGEIEWAKASLVAPEDYAATVARLRRETPYDAQKVADVYAGYETLKNTADGLLLDFDDLLLHTAAALEDYPSVAEEFRGRYRCFVVDEYQDVTPLQQRVLDAWLGDRDDLTVVGDANQTIYSFTGATPGYLLDFSRRFPEATVIRLERDYRSTPQVVSLANRVIGAARGRIAGTRLQLIGQRAEGPEPTFAEFDDEPAEAAAAARSIARLIEQGVPAAEIAVLYRINAQSEAYEQALTEAGIAYQVRGGEGFFQRPEVRQAVLALRQAAARDDLPDARGPQLVTLVRAVLARLGLTTEEPAGQQARERWALLVALVQLTEELTVADPELDLPGLLRELATRAESRHPPTVQGVTLASLHAAKGLEWDAVFLVGLADGTLPIAHVFGEGGAVADEAALEEERRLLYVGVTRAREHLQLSWALARAEGSRRVRRRSRFLTGLVPEDSPASLVARPGGDRRGEQRRLPGCRVCGRSLLNTTDTLLGRCSTCPGEVDTTLLSALQDWRRDKAAELSVKTFAVLSANTLTAIAEQQPLDERALTAIPGLGAAKLRQYGPEILRIVRSRYQAQDPKTAGQK, from the coding sequence ATGATGGAGGCCGTGCCCGCCCCGGTCCCCGCCACCCCAGCGCCCCGCCCGCTACCCGCCGGACTCGATCCGGAGCAGGCCGCCGCGGTCCTGGCGCCACGCGGGCCGGTATGCGTTCTCGCAGGTGCGGGCACCGGAAAGACCAGAACCATCACCCATCGCATCGCGAATCTGGTGTCCTCGGGCCATGTCCGGGCCGACCAGGTGCTGGCGGTCACCTTCACCGCGCGGGCCGCCGGCGAGTTGCGCAACCGGCTGCGCGCACTGGGTCTCGGTGGTGAGGCCGCCGCGGTCCAAGCGCGCACTTTCCATGCGGCAGCGTTACGTCAACTGAAGTATTTCTGGCCGCAGATCGTCGGCGATGTGCCGTGGCGATTGCTGGACAGCAAGTTCCAGATCGTGGCGCAGGCCGCCCAGCGCACCGGCCTGCTGCGCTCCGGCGGCGGGGCCGCCGAGAGCGTCCGCGACCTGTCCGGCGAGATCGAGTGGGCCAAGGCGTCGCTGGTGGCGCCGGAGGACTACGCGGCCACGGTGGCCCGGCTGCGCCGCGAGACCCCGTACGACGCGCAGAAGGTGGCCGATGTCTACGCCGGCTACGAGACGCTGAAGAACACCGCCGACGGCCTGCTGCTGGATTTCGACGATCTGCTGCTGCACACCGCCGCCGCGCTGGAGGACTATCCCTCGGTCGCGGAGGAGTTCCGCGGTCGCTACCGATGTTTCGTCGTCGACGAATATCAGGACGTCACCCCGCTGCAACAGCGGGTGCTCGACGCCTGGCTCGGCGATCGCGACGATCTGACCGTCGTCGGCGACGCGAACCAGACCATCTACTCCTTCACCGGCGCGACCCCGGGCTATCTGCTCGACTTCTCCCGGCGCTTCCCGGAGGCGACGGTGATCCGCCTCGAACGCGACTATCGCTCCACGCCGCAGGTGGTCTCGCTGGCCAACCGCGTCATCGGCGCCGCGCGCGGCCGCATCGCGGGCACCCGGCTGCAACTGATCGGGCAGCGCGCCGAGGGGCCCGAGCCCACCTTCGCCGAATTCGACGACGAGCCCGCCGAGGCCGCCGCCGCCGCCCGATCGATCGCCCGCCTGATCGAGCAGGGCGTGCCGGCGGCCGAGATCGCGGTGCTCTACCGCATCAATGCCCAGTCGGAGGCGTACGAGCAGGCGCTCACCGAGGCGGGTATCGCCTATCAGGTGCGCGGGGGAGAGGGCTTCTTCCAGCGGCCCGAGGTGCGGCAGGCGGTGCTGGCGCTGCGTCAGGCCGCGGCCCGCGACGATCTGCCCGATGCCCGCGGCCCGCAGCTGGTCACGCTGGTCCGGGCCGTACTGGCCCGGCTCGGCCTCACCACCGAGGAGCCGGCCGGTCAGCAGGCCCGGGAACGCTGGGCGTTGCTGGTGGCGCTGGTGCAGTTGACCGAGGAGCTGACCGTCGCGGATCCCGAGCTGGATCTGCCCGGCCTGTTGCGCGAATTGGCCACCCGCGCCGAATCCCGGCATCCACCCACCGTGCAGGGCGTCACCCTCGCCTCGCTGCACGCCGCCAAGGGCCTGGAATGGGATGCGGTGTTCCTGGTCGGCCTGGCCGACGGCACCCTGCCCATCGCGCACGTCTTCGGTGAGGGCGGTGCGGTCGCCGACGAGGCCGCGCTGGAGGAGGAGCGCCGCCTGCTGTACGTCGGCGTCACCCGCGCTCGCGAACATCTGCAACTGTCCTGGGCGCTCGCGCGCGCCGAGGGCAGCCGCCGGGTCCGGCGGCGCAGCCGCTTCCTCACCGGTCTGGTCCCGGAGGATTCCCCGGCGTCGCTGGTGGCCCGCCCCGGGGGCGATCGCCGCGGCGAGCAGCGGCGGCTGCCCGGTTGCCGGGTGTGCGGCCGTTCCCTGCTCAACACCACCGATACCTTGCTGGGACGTTGCTCGACCTGTCCGGGTGAGGTGGACACCACGCTGCTGAGCGCATTGCAGGATTGGCGGCGCGACAAGGCGGCGGAGCTGTCGGTGAAGACCTTCGCCGTGCTCAGCGCCAACACGCTCACCGCGATCGCCGAGCAGCAGCCGCTCGACGAGCGGGCCCTGACCGCCATCCCCGGGCTGGGCGCTGCCAAATTGCGGCAGTACGGTCCCGAAATCCTGCGCATCGTGCGATCCAGATATCAGGCGCAAGACCCCAAAACCGCAGGTCAAAAATAA
- a CDS encoding DUF6924 domain-containing protein, with translation MKVLPQVDSPLLVRTDFSDETAWQALLAVVATASVTGARANTHIVDDAAYTDLTAAQVVEQAPAGPLGELLIVADKTAVTAPDMPLLVIYRPGTPDHEGLRVVAAQLGAVENALTGSVREWDEIADAADDEGVFRGF, from the coding sequence ATGAAGGTTCTGCCGCAGGTGGATTCCCCGCTGTTGGTTCGCACTGATTTCTCCGACGAGACGGCGTGGCAGGCGCTGCTGGCGGTGGTCGCCACCGCGTCGGTGACCGGTGCGCGCGCGAACACCCACATCGTGGACGACGCGGCGTACACCGATCTCACCGCGGCCCAGGTCGTCGAGCAAGCGCCCGCCGGGCCGCTGGGCGAGCTGCTGATCGTCGCCGACAAGACGGCCGTCACCGCGCCGGATATGCCGCTGCTGGTGATCTACCGGCCGGGCACCCCGGATCACGAGGGGCTGCGCGTGGTGGCGGCGCAACTGGGCGCGGTGGAGAACGCGCTCACCGGTTCCGTGCGGGAATGGGACGAGATCGCCGACGCGGCCGACGACGAGGGCGTCTTCCGGGGGTTCTGA
- a CDS encoding mycoredoxin — translation MTATDLTMYSTTWCGYCRRLKTQLDEAGITYNVVDIEEDPAAAEFVGSVNNGNHVVPTIKYRDGSTATNPSLAQVKQALAGIS, via the coding sequence GTGACTGCTACCGACCTGACCATGTACTCGACCACCTGGTGTGGCTACTGCCGCCGCCTCAAGACCCAGCTCGACGAGGCCGGCATCACCTACAACGTGGTCGACATCGAGGAAGATCCCGCGGCCGCCGAGTTCGTCGGCAGCGTCAACAACGGCAACCACGTGGTACCGACCATCAAGTACCGCGACGGCTCGACCGCGACCAATCCCAGCCTCGCGCAGGTGAAGCAGGCCCTGGCCGGCATCAGCTGA